One Microplitis mediator isolate UGA2020A chromosome 3, iyMicMedi2.1, whole genome shotgun sequence DNA segment encodes these proteins:
- the LOC130664854 gene encoding mediator of RNA polymerase II transcription subunit 13 isoform X3 — MTHPSHQTNGASLEDCHTNFFALTDLCGIKWRKLVWGEMAGGSVGTPLEDPVLSSFSRCLAGDILCVWRRVAATPAMGTSGTGAIFDMGIAPSPAPPPLSLSAAKELWIFWYGEEPDLSGLISPELIACQSEQGSWESGLSYECRSLLFKALHNLIERCLLSRDFVRLGKWFVQPYDGFEKHRCNSSHLSFSFAFFVHGDSTVCASVDVRQHPAVRYLTRACLQRTQASQTDAKVILAPYGLAGTLIGQSSRIDSQFLDEWKHFYPINNNNIEPGLPPFVEVLVGAVRMRYPSCYVLVTDMDDVPVELPPSPPYSPAAAANYDYPNYIQGETKPSTELPERVWAECILGSSSLSTSKTNESSVELGTWTFIDPTQKSSCLCSKSISNRNNDAPNTPPEGPPSYSRGPPTGGDCPPVPSVGSPSSPAPSPLPTPHSEPASVPPSVDPTMPTLSPQPPSSHPNAAPSLTSLHGSKSVSSTSCNASSNNNNNSNNNNNSSNISTSNTTSSNNNNNNNNNNNNNNNNTTSNNNNNNHNNNSNSNNNNNNNNNSSCNNNQVVNMVTETTLKRPILSSREYEGALLEDEPPLSWLYDYSTQEAWLNHPVKRFKPSPPVGSLHQRGNNLYTVTNSPTNQQPQITKLEIKQEPGVVLGDCAGTGERRNGDREGEENERVREESERNRNDPYEFDVAGDEENGSGEHGVVGADGLRRPRDEPPNSGSLFTSEGLQVSYKDLDQIFDNSDPDTSSDETNLNQLQVQTPPGSNKSGGMHEDTRIDSITKQNNRGVGVLRPEELSKMFPTPPSLEHNPVASPCQLNDVPIDQTELTAPQRSLRHAPDIYPNMGSPSEEPIEDWSYVFKPPTICKLVGSSKYAPLNNLPSQFLPSITLPPHCVYRPSWQCNNNNSTNNSNSSSNEKNTLHSSSSSSSSSSVPPSKSVNNTQQDQQQEQSRHQDQQAQPQQQQQQQLSQQQHHHHQQQQQQQQQQQQQQPSLPPPPQQQQQQHHHHQQQQQQLTTISHQQQLCPSSPNPNNVSNLYRAAAGRPPPPPYDQPSPATSTTSSYLNKNINSIDADTPGPIRAPESNSLVVNILLGDTVLNIFRDHNFDSCSLCVCNYGQKVVGNIKGADAVYLAGAWTSGSGLFQDEEQIRCNCGFSAVVYRRLAHQAGLFYEDEMEITGIAEDPSEKKKGSLVAVVSGSGGGGGAGAGATTATATTDNNNKQSGSEELDVITSSVLELLREQCAIIQSSASSLYRAAKEYAANRNNNNNIINNNNNSNNLNVVPTLNTLEFNDGNEVSLIALEQGKLIDGGNSVERTLRMVGVHRWGFIKARGPQCSGDILRMMRTLQPLLQDAVQKKCTTRMWEAPYTVTGPLTWRQFHRLAGRGTEDRCEPQPIPALVVGYDRDWLSLSPYALSYWEKLLLEPYAGPRDVAYVVLAPDSETIVNKVKYFFRELSTTYEICRLGKHTPITKTCRDGIMRVGKSSCQKWSKQPLVDDWFKLLGENSMGEQLRLYAQVCSNRLAPYLTQVIQDRSLLDPDSNNHKQQSQHSHHQQQSQSPSVPPAESMPGTPDGTGTNTNTVSVNIKTEPAVGENETAPSETPLSNTTPNANSTMGNVTPAIPPSSPSNTSINPNTNSSSINPNTNSSIAIKTEPGSSNPMTTTSINTTTNTSTVSSSIGSTTNTTTSTTTTIGPDEEEIEPPSIVVYIVEPFSMGGPENSDRRRLAILALLRAYSTALNAMPENLRSNINVQLISLESIVELGRARERRKIQDEMRSLALNVYLQGRRLLNHNSTVKSLTGFGTAAAADIFLKNKDDRNKAAYRLYTPAYVLAPLRSKSEAPESFGIAGPEECAVMYLSYCLSEDQSQLLAVATDDRGEISESVTINIHVPNRKRRKRASARRIGLQKLMDFILGVMSQGVQPWRLVVGRVGRIGHGELKSWGWLLSRKSLLKASKHLKELCGQCDLLYPSAAPCVLSACLVSLEPDSTLRLMADQFTPDSRFSQASVNCQLSTPQDVTCTHILVFPTSATTQSSQTAFQEQHINGPELGDDELFSALNDDMPEGMEGMGDFNDIFNVWPEASAGGGQSPGNSPHRPEGSPMGGDGGGSGMGNHDGPGSPFPCSSTPRTANADQTEDVANLHLQPLALGYLVSTAPLGRMPSWFWSTCPHLEGVCPAFLKNALHLHSPAIQQNSDDILQQQSALTAHPLDSQYTTDVLRYVLEGYNALSWLAVDANTKDRLSCLPVHVQVLMQLYHINAALV; from the exons ATGACGCACCCGTCGCATCAGACTAACGGAGCCAGCTTGGAGGATTGCCACACGAATTTCTTCGCACTG acgGATCTATGCGGGATAAAATGGCGGAAACTCGTGTGGGGCGAGATGGCCGGTGGATCCGTGGGTACCCCCCTTGAAGATCCAGTATTGTCGAGCTTTTCGCGTTGTCTAGCAGGCGATATACTCTGTGTGTGGCGACGGGTGGCGGCCACACCGGCAATGGGTACTTCTGGTACAGGCGCAATATTTGACATGGGAATAGCACCTTCGCCTGCACCACCACCTTTATCACTGTCCGCTGCCAAGGAGCTCTGGATCTTTTGGTATGGAGAGGAACCCGATTTATCGGGTCTTATCTCACCAGAGCTTATTGCTTGcc AGAGTGAGCAAGGCTCTTGGGAAAGCGGTCTCTCGTATGAATGCCGCTCGTTACTCTTCAAGGCTCTTCATAATCTTATTGAACGTTGTTTACTGTCTCGTGACTTTGTTCGCCTTGGAAAATGGTTCGTTCAGCCTTATGACGGTTTCGAGAAACATCGTTGCAAcag cagTCATTTGTCATTTTCTTTTGCATTTTTCGTGCACGGTGACAGTACTGTTTGTGCAAGTGTTGATGTTAGGCAACATCCTGCTGTACGATATCTCACGAGAGCTTGTCTTCAACGTACACAGGCATCTCAAACTGACGCTAAAG TAATTCTTGCTCCGTATGGGCTTGCTGGTACTCTAATAGGACAATCGAGTCGTATCGATTCACAATTCCTTGATGAGTGGAAGCATTTTTATccaataaacaataacaacatTGAACCCGGTCTTCCACCTTTCGTGGAGGTACTTGTTGGTGCCGTAAGGATGCGATATCCATCATGCTATGTTCTCGTTACTGACATGGATGATGTGCCTGTTGAATTGCCACCTTCACCTCCTTATAGTCCAGCAGCGGCAGCTAATTATGACTATCCAAATTACATTCAAGGTGAAACAAAACCATCGACTGAATTACCTGAACGTGTTTGGGCCGAGTGTATACTTGGATCATCATCTTTATCCACTTCCAAAACAAATGAATCTTCCGTAGAGCTTGGTACCTGGACGTTTATTGATCCAACTCAAAAGTCTTCCTGCTTGTGTTCTAA GTCGATTTCAAATAGAAACAATGATGCACCTAATACACCTCCTGAAGGTCCACCCTCTTATTCTCGAGGACCTCCGACTGGTGGTGATTGTCCTCCAGTACCATCGGTTGGTTCACCAAGCTCACCAGCACCTTCACCACTTCCAACACCTCATTCTGAACCGGCATCTGTACCACCGTCGGTGGATCCAACGATGCCAACGTTGAGTCCTCAACCACCGTCAAGTCATCCCAATGCAGCTCCATCATTAACATCATTACATGGATCTAAATCAGTCTCGTCAACCAGCTGCAATgctagtagtaataataacaacaacagtaataacaataataatagcagCAATATCAGTACGAGCAACACTACCAgcagtaacaataataataataataataataataataataacaacaacaacaataccaccagcaataataataataataatcataataataatagtaatagtaataataataataacaacaataataatagtagttgtaataataatcaagTTGTAAATATGGTAACTGAAACAACGTTAAAGCGACCAATACTCTCATCGAGAGAATATGAAGGTGCACTTTTAGAAGATGAACCTCCACTTTCTTGGCTATATGATTATTCAACTCAAGAGGCTTGGCTTAATCATCCAGTTAAAAGATTTAAACCATCTCCACCAGTTGGTTCACTTCATCAACGTggtaataatttgtatacCGTAACAAATTCACCGACAAATCAGCAGCcacaaataacaaaattagaaataaaacAAGAACCAGGTGTAGTTTTG ggTGACTGTGCAGGAACTGGTGAAAGACGAAATGGTGACAGAGAAGGTGAAGAAAATGAACGTGTAAGAGAAGAAAGTGAAAGAAATAGAAATGATCCTTATGAATTTGATGTAGCTGGAGATGAGGAAAATGGTAGTGGTGAACATGGTGTAGTTGGTGCAGATGGTTTAAGACGACCACGTGATGAACCACCAAACTCGGGTTCTCTATTTACCAGCGAAGGTCTTCAAGTATCTTATAAAGATCTTGATCAGATATTTGATAATTCAGATCCTGATACATCAAGTGatgaaacaaatttaaatcaacttCAAGTGCAAACACCACCAGGTTCAAATAAATCTGGTGGAATGCATGAAGATACTCGTATTGACAGTATAACTAAACAAAATAATCGTGGTGTAGGTGTTCTTCGTCCTGAAGAATTATCGAAAATGTTTCCAACACCACCCTCATTGGAACATAATCCAGTAGCATCACCTTGTCAGTTAAATGATGTACCAATCGATCAAACTGAACTTACAGCACCTCAAAGATCACTTCGTCATGCTCCAGACATTTATCCAAATATGGGATCACCTTCAGAAGAACCAATTGAAGACTGGTCTTATGTTTTTAAACCACCGACAATTTGTAAACTTGTCGGGTCATCAAAATATGCaccattaaataatttacccaGCCAATTTCTGCCATCTATTACACTGCCTCCACATTGCGTATATAGACCTTCTTGGCagtgcaataataataattctacaaataattcaaacagtagtagtaatgaaaaaaatacattacattcatcatcatcatcgtcatcatcatcatctgtACCCCCATCAAAATCTGTTAATAATACTCAACAGGATCAACAGCAAGAACAATCACGGCATCAAGATCAACAGGCGCAgccacaacaacaacaacaacaacaactatCGCAACAGcagcatcatcatcatcagcagcagcagcagcaacaacaacaacagcagcaacaacaaccaTCATTACCACCACCTccacagcaacaacaacaacaacatcaCCACcaccaacagcagcaacagcaaTTGACAACAATATCTCATCAACAGCAATTATGTCCTTCGAGTCCTAATCCCAATAATGTTAGTAATCTTTATCGAGCGGCAGCAGGAAGACCTCCACCTCCCCCTTATGATCAACCAAGTCCTGCAACTTCAACAACTTcatcatatttaaataaaaatataaatagtattGATGCAGATACACCGGGTCCAATACGTGCACCAGAATCAAATTCTTTAGTAGTAAATATACTTCTTGGTGATACTGTTCTTAATATATTTCGTGATCATAATTTTGATAGCTGCAGTCTTTGTGTTTGCAATTACGGTCAAAAAGTTGTTGGTAATATAAAAGGAGCTGATGCTGTTTATTTAGCTGGTGCATGGACAAGTGGTAGTGGTTTATTTCAAGATGAAGAACAAATAAGGTGCAATTGTGGTTTTAGTGCAGTGGTATATCGTCGATTGGCTCATCAAGCAGGATTGTTTTATGAAGatgaaatggaaataacaGGTATTGCTGAGGATCCATCTGAAAAGAAAAAAGGATCACTTGTTGCAGTAGTATCAGGaagtggtggtggtggtggtgctggtgctggtgctactactgctactgctactactgataataataataaacaatctgGTTCTGAAGAACTTGATGTTATCACTTCAAGTGTATTAGAGCTTCTTCGTGAACAATGTGCAATTATTCAAAGTTCGGCTAGTAGTTTATATCGAGCTGCTAAAGAATACGCAgctaatagaaataataataataatataattaataataataataatagtaataatttaaatgttgtACCAACTCTTAATACATTAGAATTTAATGATGGTAATGAAGTGTCTTTAATTGCATTAGAACAAGGTAAATTAATAGATGGTGGTAATTCTGTTGAAAGAACATTAAGAATGGTTGGTGTACATCGATGGGGATTTATAAAAGCTCGTGGTCCACAGTGTAGTGGTGATATTCTTCGTATGATGCGTACACTTCAACCATTACTTCAAGATgcagtacaaaaaaaatgtactaCAAGAATGTGGGAAGCACCATATACAGTTACTGGTCCATTAACTTGGAGACAATTTCATCGTCTTGCTGGTCGTGGTACTGAGGATAGATGTGAACCACAACCAATACCAGCTTTAGTTGTTGGATATGACAGAGATTGGTTGTCATTATCACCTTATGCTCTTAGTTATtgggaaaaattattattagaacCATATGCTGGACCACGTGATGTTGCTTATGTTGTTTTGGCGCCTGACAGTGAAACAATAGttaataaagttaaatacttttttcgtGAATTATCAACGACATATGAAATTTGTCGATTAGGAAAACATACACCAATAACAAAAACATGCCGTGATGGTATAATGCGTGTTGGTAAATCATCATGTCAAAAATGGTCTAAGCAACCATTAGTTGATGAttggtttaaattattaggtGAAAATTCAATGGGTGAACAATTAAGGCTTTATGCGCAAGTCTGTAGTAATCGACTAGCACCATATTTAACTCAAGTTATTCAAGATCGTAGTCTACTAGATCCTGATTCAAATAATCACAAACAACAATCACAACATTCACATCATCAACAACAATCACAATCACCATCTGTACCACCAGCTGAATCAATGCCAGGAACACCAGACGGTACTGGTACTAATACTAATACTGTTagtgttaatattaaaacagAACCTGCTGTTGGTGAAAATGAAACAGCTCCAAGTGAAACACCATTATCAAATACAACACCAAATGCTAATTCAACAATGGGTAATGTTACACCGGCTATTCCGCCTTCTTCACCTTCAAATACATCAATAAATCCTAATACTAATTCATCATCAATAAATCCTAATACTAATTCGTCAATAGCTATTAAAACAGAACCTGGTTCGTCAAATCCAATGACAACGACGTCGATTAATACAACGACAAATACGTCAACTGTATCATCATCAATTGGATCAACAACTAATACGACAACCTCAACAACGACAACTATTGGACCGGATGAGGAAGAAATTGAACCTCCATCAATTGTTGTTTATATTGTTGAACCATTTTCAATGGGTGGTCCTGAAAATTCAGATCGCCGGCGATTAGCCATTCTTGCACTTTTAAGAGCATATTCAACTGCACTCAATGCTATGCCCGAAAATTTAAGATCTAATATTAATGTCCAG cTAATATCGCTGGAAAGTATAGTAGAATTAGGACGAGCACGTGAACGGCGGAAAATTCAAGATGAAATGCGTTCATTGGCATTAAATGTATATCTCCAAGGTAGACGGCTATTAAATCATAATTCAACAGTTAAAAGTCTTACCGGTTTTGGTACTGCTGCAGCAGCTGATATTTTccttaaaaataaagat gaCCGAAATAAAGCGGCTTATCGTTTATACACACCGGCGTATGTACTTGCGCCATTACGATCAAAGAGTGAAGCACCTGAGTCTTTTGGTATTGCCGGTCCAGAAGAGTGTGCTGTTATGTATCTTAGTTATTGCTTGAGTGAAGATCAGTCACAATTACTTGCAGTTGCGACTGATGATCGTGGTGAAATTTCAGAATCTGTCACTATAAATATTCATGTGCCAAATCGTAAAAGAAGAAAACGTGCATCTGCTCGACGTATTGGACTGCAAAAACTTATGGACTTTATACTTGGTGTCATGTCACAAGGC gTGCAACCATGGAGGCTAGTTGTAGGTAGAGTTGGTCGAATAGGTCACGGTGAATTAAAAAGTTGGGGCTGGCTCCTTTCTCGAAAATCACTTTTAAAAGCTTCTAAACATTTAAAAGAACTTTGTGGTCAATGCGATCTCTTATATCCATCCGCCGCACCATGTGTGTTAAGTGCTTGTCTTGTATCACTTGAGCCCGATTCAACGCTTCGGTTAATGGCTGATCAGTTTACACCCGATTCAAGATTTAGTCAAGCATCTGTTAATTGTCAACTCTCAACACCCCAAGATGTCACTTGTACTCATATACTTGTCTTTCCGACTTCAGCTACGACACAA tcATCACAAACAGCATTTCAAGAGCAGCATATAAATGGACCTGAGCTTGGTGacgatgaattattttcagcaCTAAATGATGACATGCCTGAAGGTATGGAGGGTATGGGAGACTTTAacgatatttttaatgtttggCCTGAGGCTAGTGCGGGTGGTGGACAAAGTCCTGGTAACAGTCCTCATAGACCAGAAGGTTCACCTATGGGCGGTGACGGAGGTGGTTCTGGTATGGGAAATCATGACGGGCCTGGTAGTCCATTCCCATGCAGCAGTACACCAAGG ACTGCAAACGCTGATCAAACGGAAGACGTAGCAAATCTTCACTTACAACCATTGGCTCTTGGTTATTTGGTATCTACAGCACCATTAGGCCGTATGCCATCTTGGTTCTGGTCAACGTGTCCACATCTTGAAGGTGTATGTCCggcatttttgaaaaacgctCTTCATCTACACAGTCCAGCCATACAACAAAATAGCGATGATATACTTCAGCAACAGAGTGCATTAACAGCTCATCCTCTTGATTCACAATATACTACAGATGTATTgag ATATGTGCTGGAAGGATACAACGCTTTATCTTGGCTTGCAGTAGATGCAAATACCAAGGATCGACTTTCTTGCTTACCGGTACACGTTCAAGTGCTAATGCAACTTTATCACATAAATGCAGCCCTCGTTTGA